The genomic segment TGGGTCATTTCGCAGGAATCACAGCCATGCACCACGCTATAGAATTGGCAGAAGAAGCAGGTTCGGGCCACGTGGCGGTCTATAATTCCAATCACTGCGGCTCGATGTCTTTTTTTGCACAGGAGGCCTGCAGCAAGGATATGATTGGCACTGCATACACCCACGCAACACCCACGATGCGCTCAGCCAACGCAACCACCCCCTTCTTTGGCACGAACCCCATCTGTATGGCAGCGCCAATGGTTACAGAAGGCCCATTCTGTTATGACGGTGCTACCACCCTGGTCAGCGTTAACAAAATCAGGATGCATGGTGATTCAGACCAGGAGATCCCATTGGGTTGGGGTGCCAACAAGAGCGGACAGGAAACGACTATTGCCAAGGAAGTTACTCAGTTGCTCCCCATCGGTGGATACAAAGGCTTTGGCCTCGCCATGATGGTGGATATATTTTGCAGCATGCTGACAGGCGCTCCCAGTGGAGATCAAATATCCAAAATGTTTGATAACCCTTCGCCTGAGAAGCGCCGCATTGGCCAATTTTATAGTGCATTCCGCATTGATGCGTTTGAAGATCCCGATCGATTCAAGACAAGACTGCAAGCAATGACCGAACGTGTTCGCAACCAGCCACGACTGGATGACGAGGTTCCGGTGCAAATCCCTGGCGATCCGGAGAAAGCGCACCATGCGGACCGTGAGGCGAACGGCATTCCGATCAGTGAGGTCGTTCTAAAGCAATTCGCCGAAATTGCCCGGGAGCTGGACATCCAATCCTTATCAGACTAAATACTCGGATCGCCTGGAAACGTAAAACATCTCCTATCCAACTTTGGGAAACAAATTGGTAAATTGAAGAATTGAGATATCAGATAGGGTACGCATGTTTTTCATGCCTATGGTTCTGTGTACTCCTAATTCTCTTCTCAAAATCCCTATAAAACTGATTCTTCTCTTCGCTGCGATCCAACTCCCGATGATCCTTTCTTCGAAGGCTGTTGAGGAAGAGTTACCTGAGCACTTGATTGAATTGGCTTGGGCTTATGCCATTTCGATAACACCGCCACCACCACTTCCGCCTGATGGTGACGAACATAGTTTACCCGATACGCCTTTGACTTTTACGCGCGACGAAATTTTAGGACGCAAAGACGGGGTGACTTTTCAAACAGCTCCGGCCGATTGGTATCCAGGCGATCATCCTCAGATGCCAAGGATTTACTCGCACGGTGACCCAAGCCGAAAGATTATTGCCTGTGCTCTCTGTCACTATCCGAATGGAAAAGGAAAAGCAGAAAACGCACCACCAACTGGACAATCAAAGGGCTACCTTGTCCAGCAATTGCTGGATTTCAAAAATGATCTTCGTAAGTGCGCAGATCCCAGGAAAACCAACTATGAACTAATGATTGAAACAGCCAAGGGAATGACCCAGGAGGAAATGGAGGACGTTTCCGCTTACTTTGAGTCCATGAAATGGAGTCCATGGATTGAGGTCGTTGAAACGGATACTGTTCCGAAAACCTATCTTCGAGGTGGACTGCACATTGCTCTGGAGGGGGAGGAGGCAGGGACCGAACCTATCGGTAAGCGTATCATAGAAACCCCTGTTGATTCATACCGGACCGAATTTTTGCGGGACCCGCGGTCTGGATTTATTGCGTACGTTCCAAAGGGCTCCATTGAAAAAGGTAAAGACCTTGTTCGAACCGGAGGTGGCGGAAAGACCCTGCAATGCTTTATTTGCCATGGTGAAGATCTGAATGGAATTGGAACGGTTCCCGGAATTGCATCACGTTCACCCAGCTACATGGCACGCCAAATGAATGACATGAAGCAAGGAACCAGAAACGGTTTAATGTCCGCCCTCATGAAACCGGTTGTAGCAAATCTTACTTCTGAAGACATCTTAAATATTGTGGCCTACACAGCGTCATTACCAGTAGCCACAATCGAACCTGAGTCCTCCTCGGAAACACAGAAATAGAAATCCTAACTCTTTTTGCTTTTTAAGCATGGTTTAATTGGACAAGCAGGGAAGACCCACAAAAAATCGGCACTACATATGAGATTTTGTATTTTATTCCTTACCATAACTTCCTTGGTTGTTTTCTCATTCGGCTGTAGTCGTCACGCGGAAAACTCAGCCAACGAAACCGAACTTCCAGCAGACGAACATTTCAAGGTCGAGACCTTGGCCGAAGGGTTTGTAGATGCCATGGAACTTGCCGTGACTCCGGATGGCCGCATATTTGTGGTGGAACGTACCGGGGGATTGCACCTCTACGATCCGAAGACTGGAGAAACTAATTTGCTAGCCAAAATCCCTGTCGAATTACGTGTGGAGGAGTT from the Verrucomicrobiota bacterium genome contains:
- a CDS encoding Ldh family oxidoreductase, with protein sequence MSSQSKLPRFKAEAVYDFVNRALIVSGVDEGAANATAKGLWLATLRGVDSHGIRLLPHYLSEIKGGRINPKPVLRFEKTTSSTGRLDADCGLGHFAGITAMHHAIELAEEAGSGHVAVYNSNHCGSMSFFAQEACSKDMIGTAYTHATPTMRSANATTPFFGTNPICMAAPMVTEGPFCYDGATTLVSVNKIRMHGDSDQEIPLGWGANKSGQETTIAKEVTQLLPIGGYKGFGLAMMVDIFCSMLTGAPSGDQISKMFDNPSPEKRRIGQFYSAFRIDAFEDPDRFKTRLQAMTERVRNQPRLDDEVPVQIPGDPEKAHHADREANGIPISEVVLKQFAEIARELDIQSLSD
- a CDS encoding c-type cytochrome, which codes for MILSSKAVEEELPEHLIELAWAYAISITPPPPLPPDGDEHSLPDTPLTFTRDEILGRKDGVTFQTAPADWYPGDHPQMPRIYSHGDPSRKIIACALCHYPNGKGKAENAPPTGQSKGYLVQQLLDFKNDLRKCADPRKTNYELMIETAKGMTQEEMEDVSAYFESMKWSPWIEVVETDTVPKTYLRGGLHIALEGEEAGTEPIGKRIIETPVDSYRTEFLRDPRSGFIAYVPKGSIEKGKDLVRTGGGGKTLQCFICHGEDLNGIGTVPGIASRSPSYMARQMNDMKQGTRNGLMSALMKPVVANLTSEDILNIVAYTASLPVATIEPESSSETQK